The Schaalia dentiphila ATCC 17982 sequence GTCGTCCACCCGGCGACCGTGGCCTCCACGCAGGGCACCGGCTTCGGTGGCATGCGCTCGATGCACAAGCTCTTCGTCGACCGCTTCCTGGGAGAGGATTACCCGCAGGACATCCTGCAGGAGACCCTGCCCAACGTCGTGGCTGCACACACCATGCAGTCCTACGTGGGCGGCTACGGCTCGATGATCAACCCGGTCGGCGCCTGCGCGACCGCCGCGGTGTCCATCGAGGAGGGCCTCGACAAGATCAAGGCTGGCAAGGCGGACTTCGTCGTGGCCGGCGCGATCGACGACATCCAGGTGGAGTCGATCGTGGGCTTCGGCGCGATGAATGCGACGGCGAACTCCAACGAGCTGCTCGCTCGCGGTATCTCCCCGCGCTTCGTCTCGCGCGCTAACGACCGCCGCCGTGGCGGCTTCGTCGAGGCGCAGGGCGGCGGCACCGTGCTGCTCACCCGCGCGTCGGTAGCGCTCGACATGAACCTGCCGGTCCTGGCTGTCGTGGCCCACGCGCAGACCTTCAGCGACGGCGCGCACACCTCGATTCCGGCCCCCGGCCTGGGTGCCCTCGCGGTGGCGCGCGGCGGACGTGACTCGGTCATCGCCCGCAACCTCGCCGAACTCGGCGTGGGCATCGACGACGTATCCTTCGTGTCCAAGCACGACACGTCCACGAACGCCAACGACCCCAACGAGTCCGATCTGCACACCCGCGTCGGTACGGCGCTGGGCCGCACCCCCGGTAACCCGTTGCTGGTCATCTCGCAGAAGACCCTCACGGGTCACGCGAAGGGTGGCGCCTGCGTGTTCCAGGTGGGCGGCATCATCGACGTGTTCCGCACAGGTCTGATCCCCGCGAACGTCGCGCTGGACTGCGTCGACGACGCGATGGAGAAGTACAGCCCACTCGTGTGGCTGCGTTCCCCGCTCAACCTGTCCTCTCGTGGACCGGTGCGTGCGGCGTTCGCGACCTCGCTCGGCTTCGGCCATGTCTCCGGCTTCCTGGCGCTGGTCAATCCGGCCGCCTTCGAGGCCATCGTGGAGCGCGAGGCCGGACGCGAGCGCCTCGAGGCGTGGCGTGCCGCGTCGGATCGTCGCCTGCGCAACGGCCAGCGTCACATCGAGATGGGCATGCTGGGCCACGCCCCGCTGTTCACGTCGGTGGAGGGTCGTCGCCTGCCCGACGACCCGGCCGCGGGCGTTGCCGGTGACGCACACGAGGTCGAGGCCGCGATCCTGCTGGATCCGAACGCCCGCCTCGGCGAGGACGGCTTCTACCACCTGCCGGAAGGCAAGTGAGCGATGCGCGGACTCGGCGTTGACCTGGTGTCCCTCCCTGAGTTTGCTGCTCAGGTGAGGGAGCCGGGTTCGGCCTTCCTGAATGGCGTCCTGATGCCCAGGGAGGCCCGCCGGGTCCGCGCCCGCGCCGCCGCTACCTCTGGCGCGCACCCCAGTTCCGCCCGCTATGACGAGGCCGTGGCCCGTCACGCGGGCGGCCTGTGGGCCGCAAAGGAGGCCTTTATCAAGGCCTGGTCGTGCGCCCTTTTCGGTTCCCCTCCTCTCATCGGCACCGACGATGTCGACTGGCACGAAATTGAGGTCATCCACGACGAGTGGAACCGTCCCTCTCTCACGCTGCACGGCCGAGTCGCTGCTGCCTGCGAGGAGTCACTCGGAGCGCCTTCCACGTGGAGAGCGCTCGTGTCCATCAGCCACGACGGGGAGTACGCCATCGCGCAGGTCGCGATCGTGGACGCGTCCGGCTAGGCGGCATCGGGCGGCTCGTCCGCGTCGCCATCAAGAGGCTCGAACGCATCGTTTTTCGTCGGATCGGCGTGTCCGCCTTCCAGCGCCGAATAGTCGAAGCATGACAACAAGCTCCTACCCGGGTCCGAGGAATGTTCCTCGGACCTTTCGTGTTCTTCGAGCGCGGGAAGCACAGAGAGTTCTACGCCCACTGCGCCAGTCGGAGCGTGGGGCGTCGGCTCACTCTGAGAGGGGGCCGCCTCATCGGGCAGGATGTCCGTTCCCTGATCCGGCGCTGCTACGTGAGCGTGCACGTCAGTGCCCAGGTCGCCCTGGTGCTCCCCAGCCTGAGCCGTCACCGCCGATCCCGGCCCCTGCCTCGTCGAATAGGGATCCCCCTGCGTCCCGCCCGCAGGCTCATCGGTCGCGTGCGCGCCATTCTTCGTGAACTGGGAGGTGCCGCGGGCCAAGTCGTGGCCGACCGAGGAGGCCCGGTAGACGATCGATGACCGAATCTGCCCATTACCGTCGATCCAACCGTTTGGAACGGGTCGGGCGACTACGACGACGGGATCGCCCTTACGGCAGCTACGGAACACGTTGGAGGCAAGCGTGTCCCAGGTTTCCACCGTGTACCAGTAGGCACCGTCCTCCACGTAGGAGGCGTTGCCCGTGCGCGCGTCGCTCGTGAAGCGCCACTTCGTAATTGCGAGCCGGAAGGTCGTCACGCAGACGTCGCCCTTGACGTGCTTCATCATCGGTTCTGATCCGATACGGCCCCTCAGGGTCGTCGATATGTCCTGCATCGTTGCATCCTTTGTCCGTTCTGGCCGGCGTTGGCCGGATGCATCCAGGAAAGCCCCACATGCCACACCACTTCAAGCGCCACAGCTCACCCTGTGGATGACGCGCGTTCGCCTCGTACCCCTGTGGATAACGAGCATTGCGTACACGCCCCTGTGGACGCCACGCTGCGCCCAGCCAGCACTCCCGA is a genomic window containing:
- a CDS encoding single-stranded DNA-binding protein; amino-acid sequence: MQDISTTLRGRIGSEPMMKHVKGDVCVTTFRLAITKWRFTSDARTGNASYVEDGAYWYTVETWDTLASNVFRSCRKGDPVVVVARPVPNGWIDGNGQIRSSIVYRASSVGHDLARGTSQFTKNGAHATDEPAGGTQGDPYSTRQGPGSAVTAQAGEHQGDLGTDVHAHVAAPDQGTDILPDEAAPSQSEPTPHAPTGAVGVELSVLPALEEHERSEEHSSDPGRSLLSCFDYSALEGGHADPTKNDAFEPLDGDADEPPDAA
- a CDS encoding holo-ACP synthase, encoding MRGLGVDLVSLPEFAAQVREPGSAFLNGVLMPREARRVRARAAATSGAHPSSARYDEAVARHAGGLWAAKEAFIKAWSCALFGSPPLIGTDDVDWHEIEVIHDEWNRPSLTLHGRVAAACEESLGAPSTWRALVSISHDGEYAIAQVAIVDASG